The Blattabacterium cuenoti genomic sequence TTCTTCTTTTTTTTTTGGCAAGAAAAAAGAAAGAAAACTAATAAAAAAAATATGCTAATGTAACTTTTATGACTTATTATTGTACTTTTGTTGATTATTTATATTATTTGGTATCTTAGCTCAGTTGGTAGAGCAAAGGACTGAAAATCCTTGTGTCCCCGGTTCGATTCCGGGAGATACCACTGTTTATATATTTATATTCCTAATTCTCTTTTAACTTCTTCTGTTATATCTTTTCCTTTGTTTACTAAAACTCCTTTCCCAGGACTACAATCGTCAACTCTTATAATATTTTTGTCCTTTTCTATCACTTTATAAATAGCATTTTCTATTTTTTTATATATTGGATTCAATAATTTATTTTGTTTTTTAGTTAAATCATCAGATGCTGTTTTTTGATATGCATGAGCTCTTGCTTGCAAGATTTCTAATTCTTTTTTAAGAATTGGATTTTTATTTTTTTTAAATTTTTCTGCTTTTTTGTGAAACTCTTTTGCTAATTTATTGAGTACATTCTCATGCATTTTGCTAATTTTATCTAATTCTTTCTGAGCAGTAGAAAACTCTGTCATTTTTTCTATAAGAACAATACTATTAAGACAAACGATTTTTTGTGGACATTCTTTCACTCTAGGAAAAGAATATGAAGATCCAAGTAAAAAGAAAAATAATAAAAAATAAAGAATTGTATTTTTTTTCATATGTATATTTTGTTAATTATAAATCTTTTCCTATAATAAAATGTTTTTTCCATTTTGATTTAGTATCATGAACCATAATATCTATAGGATACCCAAAATCTATTCCCAAAAATCCTATTGGATTCCAGAAAATACGAAATCCAAAACCGATAGATTTATTCATTGTTAATGGATTAAATTTTTTATAAGAATTGCTAACATTTCCTCCTTCCATAAATAAGGAAGTCCAAACTTTGAAATTGGAAAAATTCTTAATTAGATAACGAATTTCCAAGACAAGTTTATTATAAATCACTCCTCCATGACTTGGTATTGGATATCTTAAATCTTTTGTAGGAAAAGAATAACCCCTTAACGGAATATGATCTTTATCCTCCAATTTTGATCCTAATGAATTATTATTCTGTACTCCACCCATATAAAATTTTTGAAAAGAGAATAATTCTTTTGAATCATTATATTTTCCTAGATATCCAAACTCTCCTCCCATTTTCAACGCTATATTTTCTATAATCTTTTTGTACCAAAAAAAAGTTATTTTAAATTTATAATATTCCATCCACTTCATTCCCATTTCATTTTGTGATCCTAAAAAAACAGAATATGGAGGAGTAAATTTTCCATCCAATTGTATATTGGATCCTCCAAATGGGAATATGATATCTGGTTTAGTAGAATTTCTTTGAAATGAAATCAAAAAGTTAATATTATCCAACTCTCTTTTTTGAGAAATACCAGATGACATTTCTTTTCTAAAAGAAAATTTGTTGTAATCTATCGATGTTAAAATTTTCGAATAAGGATCTAAAAAAGTTAAAAACTTATTTAATATAACAGAAGTTCCTATTTTTTCTAAAAATTGTTTTTCCTCAATTTTATCATTTTTGTATATTTGAGATAATAAATAATAATCTTCTTTTTTTTTCATTTTTTTTACTGAATAATTTCCTACAAAAGTTAGGGAGGTAGGATGTGATTTTTCTATCCAAGGTTCAGTAAAAGATAATCCATAAGAAGAAAAATCTTTTCCTAATTGGCTAAAAATAATTAGTTTCTGTCCATCTCCTTGAGGAATAGGATTCCATAATTTCCATTTAAAAAAATTATTAAAAGAAAAGTTTCCCAAGTTTAGTTGAAAATTTCCGACAATATTTTTCATATTTAGACCACCAAATCCGCCATGGATTTGAAATTCATTGGTATTTTTTTCCACAATATGCCATTCTATATCCACAGAATTAGAATTAATTTCTTGATTTGGATTTATTTTATAATGTATCTTTTTGAAAAGATTTAAATTTTCTAAATTGAATAAACTATATTTTATTTTTTTAGGAGAAATCAAATCTCCTGGATAAGTTTTCAATTCTCTTCTAATTACATGATCTTTGGTTATTAAATTTCCTAATATGTTAACTTTATTTATATATACAGGTTTATTTTCCTGGATTTGTATCTCTAAATCTATTTGATGATCTAAAACTCTTTTTTCCGTTGAAATGACGTTTACAAACAAATAACCTAAATCTAAATAGGTATACATGATACTATTAGGATAAGAAGCGTTTAAAATATTTCTTTCAATTTCAATTTTATTATAAATATCTCCTTTTTTATAAAAAAGAATTTTTTCCAAAAAATTTTTTTCTAATTTTTTATTTCCCAAGAAATATACATTTCCTAAATAATACCGATCTCCCTCTATTATCTTTATTTTTATTCTATAATTACCAGATTTTTCTTTCCAAAAAGAATCTAATAAGACTTGAACGTCAACAAATCCCATAGATTGATATTTACTTACAATATTTTTTATATCTTTTATTATATTATCTTGAACAAAGAGAAAAATAGATTTTTCTACAATTGGAATATAAAAACTTTTTTTTGTTTTTATCATTAAATTTAGCAATTCTTCGTTATCTATTACATTATTACCTTCAAAGAATATCTTCTCTATTTCAATTTTTTTTCCTTTATCAACAGAAAAATTTAATATGTTCTTGTCATTTATTTTAGTTATTTCATCCTTTATATTAATTTCATTATACCCTTTTTGGGTATAAAAATCTTGAATATCATTTTTTATAGTTTGAATGAAATCATCAGACACTTTATCTCCAGGTTTAATTTTTTTGATATTAGGAAATTGTTCTTTTCTAATCCCTATTGTTTTGACTTCATGGATTTCTATTAAATCTTCTAAATCAAAAAATAAGTCTATTTCATTTTTAGAAACATTATTTTTATAAATAGATATCTTTTTAAAAAGATGACTATTCCACAATTTTTTAATTGCATTATCAATCTTAATTCCATAAAAATCAATCAAATCTCCATAATAAATACCAGATAAATCTGAAATAAAACGTTGATCATATTTTGTTTTTCCAATTATATGAATTGACTTTACAACCATACTTGAATTTTCATACTTTTGAATATTCAAATTATCTTTTTGAACAAAAGAATATCCTTGTTGTATTTGTATTACTTGTATTATTAATAAAAAATAAAAAATTCCTCTTAGAAAAGTATTTTTTCTCATGGATTACGAAAATTATTCTACGTTTCCAAAACGACGTTTCCTCTTTTGAAAATTTATGATAGCTTCAAAAAAATCTTTTTTTCGAAAATCTGGCCACAAAATATTTGTAAAATACAATTCGGCATAAGCAGATTGCCATAATAAAAAATTACTAATACGCTGTTCTCCACTAGTTCTTATTAAGAAATCTACATCTGGTAAACCTTTAGTATATAAATGATTATGAAAAAAAGAATCATTTATATCTTTTAGAGAAAAAACTCCATCTCTAACTTTTTTTGCAATGTTTTTTGTCGCTCTTAAAATCTCCTCTCTCGCGCTATAACTTAATGCTAATATTAATGTTCCAGATGTATTATTTTCTGTTTTCTTCATAAAAAAAAATAGTTCTTTTTGAATAATTTTTGAAAATCTTTCAATTTCTCCTATTGTAATGATTTTCATATTTTTTTCATGAATTTCCTTTAAATGTATTTTTAGATTAGTTTGAAATAAATGCATTAAATCATCAATTTCCTTTTTTGGTCTACTCCAATTTTCAGAAGAAAAAACATATAAAGTAATATATGGAATTCCTAATTCTTTACATCCGTTTATAGTGTCTATTACAGACTGTATTGCTTTTTCATGACCAAAAGTTCTTAACTTACCTCTTTTTTCTGCCCAACGTCCATTTCCATCCATAATAACAGCTACATGATGAGGAATATTATTATAATCTATTTTTTCTAATAAATTTTTCATAAGGAAATCATCTTGACAAAGATATAAATAAATAAAAAACAAATACTTTTCATAAGTATATTCAATTCAATTTCTTTGATCAATTCCCCATAAAAGTTTTTCTCGTAAGGTTTTATAATAAGTATTCTTCCCTTCTTCAAGAAGATAAATATAGAAAGGAGCTTTTTGAATATACAATTCATTTTCCTTATTTAGAGAAGTTAATCTGGTGTCCAATGATAAAGAATAATATTTCACTCGACTATGTATTTTTAAATGAATTTTTTGATGATCTGATATAATTAATGGACGTGAAAATAAATTATGTGGAGATATAGGAGTTAAAACAAAATTCTTATTGTAAGGGCTAATAATAGGGCCTCCGCAACTCAAAGAATATCCAGTTGATCCAGTAGGAGTAGAGATAATTAATCCATCTGCCCAATAAGAAGTTAAAAATTCATTATCAATATATGCATCTATAGTTATCATAGAAACTGTTTCCTTACGAAGGATAACAATCTCATTTAATGCAAAGTTAAAAAACTTATTATGATCGGTGACTGACGTTTTCAAACACAATAAACTTCTAGGAATTATATTAATCTTTCTACTGAAAATCTTATCTATTTTCTGAATAAAAACATCTTTATTGAAAGTAGCTAAAAAACCAAGATTTCCTGTATTTACTCCAACTATAGGAATTCCAGAATCTCGAATAAATGGAATAGCAGATAAAATGGTTCCATCCCCTCCAAAAGTAAACATTAAACTAAAATCTTTAGTTAATTCCTTATAATGAGAAAATACAGGAAAATCTAAATTTTTAAATTCCTCAAAAGAGGACAAAATATCAAAAAATGATTTTTCAACATAAATTTCTATTGAATGATTGCATGCATAGCCGAGAAAACGACTTAAATATGGTATATTTTTTTTCCAAAATCTCTGTCCATATACGGCTATTTTCATTTTAATTCTTTTTAAAAACTGCTAAATTAATCAAATAAAAATTAATTTAGTTTTTATTCAATTTAAGGAACATGAAAGAATCTTTCTTTCCCGCAAAAATATTGTTATTTGGAGAATATGGAATTTTAGAAAACTCTAGTGGACTTTCCATCCCTCACAATTTATATAAAGGAACTTTAAAATTAAATTCCAAGTTTAATTTTAATAAGGAGATTGTGCGTTCTAATTATGAAATTAGAAAATATTACAGTTTTTTAGAAAAAAATTTCTTAACAAAATTAAATATAAGAAAACTACACCAAGATATAGAAAAAGGTCTATTTTTTCATTCAAATATCCCACAAAAATATGGAATAGGAAGTTCTGGAGCATTAGTTGCTGCTATTTATGATAAATATGCAAAAAAATGCGTAAAAAATATCTTTAAAAGTTTTTTTAAAAAAAAAGATATAATAGTTTTGAAAAAAATTTTTAGTAAAATGGAATCTTTTTTTCATGGGAAAAGCTCTGGAATAGATCCTTTAATTTGCTATCTCAACATTCCTATTCTCATTCGTTCAAAAACAGATATTTTCACAATAAAACTTCCAAAAAAAAAAAATGGAAAAGGTGCAATCTTTTTATTAGATTCTGGTATTCAAAAAGATACTTTTTCTGTAATAAGAATTTTTTTTGAAAAATTAAAAAATGATAATTTTAAAAAAATTCTAACAGAAGAATTCATCAAATACAATGAAAAATGCATCAAATATTTCTTAAAAGAAGACTTCAAAAAATTATTAAAAAATGTTAAAAAACTTTCTATATGGGTTTTTCATCATTTCCGTCCCATGATCCCAAAAAATATATGGAAAATATGGGAAGAAGGAATATTTCATAATGCACATTATTTAAAATTGTGTGGTTCTGGAGGAGGAGGATTTATTTTGGGATTTACTTCAAATTATGACTTATCAAGAAAAAAATTGGAAAAATATCTTATAAAAGTACTCTTCCGTTTTTAATTTTAATTGTCTATGAAAATTAGACTCAATCATTACTTATCTAACGCTGGAATTTCTTCCAGAAGAAAATCTGACAAACTTATTCAATCCGGATATGTAAAAGTTAATGGTAAACCTGTTTCCAGGTTAGGAACAATCATTGATACAAATGATATTGTCACATTTAATGGATCAAAAATAAAAATTAAAAAAAAGATTTATATATTACTCAATAAACCAAAAGGATATATTACTACCACAAAGGATCCATTCAATAGAAAAACAGTAATGAGTTTAATTCCAAATCTGTATAAATACAGAATTTTTCCAGTAGGAAGATTAGATTGTTCAACTACAGGAGTATTGCTTTTCACAAATAATGGACATATAGCCGAAAAATTAACTCATCCAAAATATCACATTAAAAAAATATATCATGTGTCTTTAAATAAAGAAATTAAAAATGAAGATTTATATAAAATTAGAAATGGAAAAATATTTCTAAAGGAAGGAAAAGTAAAAGTTCTTTTTGTAAAAAGAAACAGTCGTTCAAAACATAAAATTAAAATAGGATTATATGTAGGATGGAATAAAATCATTAAACGAATTTTTAAAAAATTAGATTATCGAGTTATTACATTAGATAGAGTTTTTTTTGGAGGATTCTCCAAGAAAAATATTAAAATAGGAAAATGGTGTTTTCTCAACAAAAAAGAAGTGGAAAACATTATAATAAAATGAATATGAAACAAATAACAATTATTAATGGTCCTAATTTAAATCTTTTAGGAAAAAGAGAACCAGAATTATACGGAAATGAAAATTTTTTAGATTACCTGAAAAAATTAAGAAAGAAAAAAATGTTCTCTAACATAGATATTGTTTACTATCAAGATAATAGTGAAGGAAAAATCATTGATCTTTTACATTATTCAGGATTTCAAACGGATGGAATTGTATTAAATGCAGGGGCATATACTCACACTTCTATAGGAATTGCTGATGCAATAAAATCTATACCAGTTCCTGTTATAGAAATTCATATTTCAAATCTTCATTCAAGAGAATCTTTTCGTAAAAAATCGTTTTTATCTCCTGTGTGCAAAGGAACAATCTTTGGTTTTGGTTTAAAATCCTATGAACTAGGAATTATTAGCTTTTGTTTACAGGATTTATTTTTTACGTAAAAATCATTTAATTTATTAACATATTGAATAATATTTTTTCTTCCATATCTTTTTTTTGCAGAAACTTTAAACCAGACGGGCATAGTAAATCCATTGTTTTTAAACATTTGAATGCAAAAAGAAATATTTTGTTCAATAGATTTATGATTTAATTTATCTGTTTTTGTAAAAACAATACAAAAATTCTTTTTTGTATTGTTTAATTTTTGGATAAAATCCCAATCTATTTTTTGTATAAAGAATCTACAATCTATCAATAGAAATAAACAAAC encodes the following:
- a CDS encoding OmpH family outer membrane protein, with product MKKNTILYFLLFFFLLGSSYSFPRVKECPQKIVCLNSIVLIEKMTEFSTAQKELDKISKMHENVLNKLAKEFHKKAEKFKKNKNPILKKELEILQARAHAYQKTASDDLTKKQNKLLNPIYKKIENAIYKVIEKDKNIIRVDDCSPGKGVLVNKGKDITEEVKRELGI
- a CDS encoding BamA/OMP85 family outer membrane protein, translating into MRKNTFLRGIFYFLLIIQVIQIQQGYSFVQKDNLNIQKYENSSMVVKSIHIIGKTKYDQRFISDLSGIYYGDLIDFYGIKIDNAIKKLWNSHLFKKISIYKNNVSKNEIDLFFDLEDLIEIHEVKTIGIRKEQFPNIKKIKPGDKVSDDFIQTIKNDIQDFYTQKGYNEINIKDEITKINDKNILNFSVDKGKKIEIEKIFFEGNNVIDNEELLNLMIKTKKSFYIPIVEKSIFLFVQDNIIKDIKNIVSKYQSMGFVDVQVLLDSFWKEKSGNYRIKIKIIEGDRYYLGNVYFLGNKKLEKNFLEKILFYKKGDIYNKIEIERNILNASYPNSIMYTYLDLGYLFVNVISTEKRVLDHQIDLEIQIQENKPVYINKVNILGNLITKDHVIRRELKTYPGDLISPKKIKYSLFNLENLNLFKKIHYKINPNQEINSNSVDIEWHIVEKNTNEFQIHGGFGGLNMKNIVGNFQLNLGNFSFNNFFKWKLWNPIPQGDGQKLIIFSQLGKDFSSYGLSFTEPWIEKSHPTSLTFVGNYSVKKMKKKEDYYLLSQIYKNDKIEEKQFLEKIGTSVILNKFLTFLDPYSKILTSIDYNKFSFRKEMSSGISQKRELDNINFLISFQRNSTKPDIIFPFGGSNIQLDGKFTPPYSVFLGSQNEMGMKWMEYYKFKITFFWYKKIIENIALKMGGEFGYLGKYNDSKELFSFQKFYMGGVQNNNSLGSKLEDKDHIPLRGYSFPTKDLRYPIPSHGGVIYNKLVLEIRYLIKNFSNFKVWTSLFMEGGNVSNSYKKFNPLTMNKSIGFGFRIFWNPIGFLGIDFGYPIDIMVHDTKSKWKKHFIIGKDL
- the uppS gene encoding polyprenyl diphosphate synthase, which produces MKNLLEKIDYNNIPHHVAVIMDGNGRWAEKRGKLRTFGHEKAIQSVIDTINGCKELGIPYITLYVFSSENWSRPKKEIDDLMHLFQTNLKIHLKEIHEKNMKIITIGEIERFSKIIQKELFFFMKKTENNTSGTLILALSYSAREEILRATKNIAKKVRDGVFSLKDINDSFFHNHLYTKGLPDVDFLIRTSGEQRISNFLLWQSAYAELYFTNILWPDFRKKDFFEAIINFQKRKRRFGNVE
- a CDS encoding NAD kinase, which encodes MKIAVYGQRFWKKNIPYLSRFLGYACNHSIEIYVEKSFFDILSSFEEFKNLDFPVFSHYKELTKDFSLMFTFGGDGTILSAIPFIRDSGIPIVGVNTGNLGFLATFNKDVFIQKIDKIFSRKINIIPRSLLCLKTSVTDHNKFFNFALNEIVILRKETVSMITIDAYIDNEFLTSYWADGLIISTPTGSTGYSLSCGGPIISPYNKNFVLTPISPHNLFSRPLIISDHQKIHLKIHSRVKYYSLSLDTRLTSLNKENELYIQKAPFYIYLLEEGKNTYYKTLREKLLWGIDQRN
- a CDS encoding GHMP family kinase ATP-binding protein; the protein is MKESFFPAKILLFGEYGILENSSGLSIPHNLYKGTLKLNSKFNFNKEIVRSNYEIRKYYSFLEKNFLTKLNIRKLHQDIEKGLFFHSNIPQKYGIGSSGALVAAIYDKYAKKCVKNIFKSFFKKKDIIVLKKIFSKMESFFHGKSSGIDPLICYLNIPILIRSKTDIFTIKLPKKKNGKGAIFLLDSGIQKDTFSVIRIFFEKLKNDNFKKILTEEFIKYNEKCIKYFLKEDFKKLLKNVKKLSIWVFHHFRPMIPKNIWKIWEEGIFHNAHYLKLCGSGGGGFILGFTSNYDLSRKKLEKYLIKVLFRF
- a CDS encoding pseudouridine synthase, giving the protein MKIRLNHYLSNAGISSRRKSDKLIQSGYVKVNGKPVSRLGTIIDTNDIVTFNGSKIKIKKKIYILLNKPKGYITTTKDPFNRKTVMSLIPNLYKYRIFPVGRLDCSTTGVLLFTNNGHIAEKLTHPKYHIKKIYHVSLNKEIKNEDLYKIRNGKIFLKEGKVKVLFVKRNSRSKHKIKIGLYVGWNKIIKRIFKKLDYRVITLDRVFFGGFSKKNIKIGKWCFLNKKEVENIIIK
- the aroQ gene encoding type II 3-dehydroquinate dehydratase, encoding MKQITIINGPNLNLLGKREPELYGNENFLDYLKKLRKKKMFSNIDIVYYQDNSEGKIIDLLHYSGFQTDGIVLNAGAYTHTSIGIADAIKSIPVPVIEIHISNLHSRESFRKKSFLSPVCKGTIFGFGLKSYELGIISFCLQDLFFT
- the yihA gene encoding ribosome biogenesis GTP-binding protein YihA/YsxC, yielding MKIFSAKFKGSSKKINMFTDDVPEYAFAGRSNVGKSSLINCISDRKKIAKVSSFPGRTQYINHFLINNKWYLIDLPGYGFFSEKKGKEKAQKLISDYIFYSKNLVCLFLLIDCRFFIQKIDWDFIQKLNNTKKNFCIVFTKTDKLNHKSIEQNISFCIQMFKNNGFTMPVWFKVSAKKRYGRKNIIQYVNKLNDFYVKNKSCKQKLIIPSS